In the Lactobacillus paragasseri genome, AATTAATGTGCATGCGTGCTGCTGGCGTTATGAGCTTAACCATATTTATTACTGGTCTTGCTCAAAGTGCTTTCTTTATTATTTGTATGCGATTCTTACAGGGACTATTTTCTGGCTATATCAACAATGCCACTGCTTTAATGGCAAGTGAAACGCCGCATCAACGTAGTGGTTGGGTAATGAGCCAAATGATGACTGCGGGAACGGCTGGTAATTTAGTTGGCCCACTAATTGGTGGAGCTTTGTCTAGTGCCTTAGGTTACAGGATTCCTTTCTTTATTACTGGCGGACTAATGTTTTTAACATTTTTAGGAACGTGGTTATTAGTAAAAGAGGACTTTACTCCAGTTTCTCGTGAAAAGATGAAGCCAATGGGAGAAATAATGCATGGTTTACCTAATGTTAAGTTAATCATCATTATGTTTGTAACCACAATGATTGTTCAGTCATCAACTATGTCAATTGATCCCATCGTTTCTTTGTACGTAAAATCTTTAATGCCCCACAGTAACAATATTGCCTTGATTGCCGGTATTGTTGCAGCTACACCAGGGCTTGGTACAATGCTTTCGGCTTCTCATATTGGTCATTTAATGGATCATATTGGAGCTGAGAAAGTTCTGCGTTGGGGATTACTGATTGCAACAATCTTGTTTATCCCGATGACTTTCATTCCTAATGCCTGGTCACTAGCTTTCTGGCGATTTCTTTTAGGTATTGTTAGTGCTGGATTACTTCCTGCTGCTCAAACAGTTCTAACTTTAAATGTTCCACCAGAAGCATTTGGTAGAGTATTCTCTTATAATCAATCTTTCCAAGCCGTCGGGGCTGTCTTAGGGTCTTTACTCGGTTCAACAATTTCTGGTATGTTTACTTATGAATGGGTATTTGCAGCAACTGGAATTACGCTATTGATTAATTATTTAATCATGCAACTTTCCGCTCACCATCAAAATGCCTAACTTGTTAAAGGAGTAATTGTAATGAAAACTATTGGTATTACTGCAAGCATCAAAAACAATCAATTAGTCGTTGATCGTAGCATTATTGATACTGTTGTAAAGCTAGGTTATCTTCCGCTTGTTTTTGCTCCAGTGAGTTTAAAAACAATGCCATTACCTAACGTTAATTTTGATGCTTTAATTCTTAGCGATGGTCCTGATATTACACCAATTTTTTATAATGAAGAGCCACTTCCCGAACTCAGAGAAACGGATCCACACCGAGATCAGTTTGAATTAAATTTGATTAAAAATACTCATGATTCAAACCTCCCAATTCTAGGAATTGGGCGCGGGATGCAAATGTTAAACGTAGCCTTTAACGGAACGCTTTTCCAAGATATTTATGTTCAAAATTCTGGAGCAGGTATTCAGCATATCCAAAAGAATGATTTATCTTTAGAAAGTCATCATGTCAATGTAACTGAAGAAAGCGAACTTGCTAAGGCTGTTGGTACACATCCTTACGTGAACAGTAATCACCATCAAGCAATTAAGACAATTGCTAATAACTTTAATATTGTAGCAACTGCGCCTGATGGCATTATTGAAGCCATTGAATCAACTGACCAAACAATGCTAGGAATTCAATGGCGGCCTGATAAATTATTAGATGATCCAAAGCAAGAAAAGATCTTTACTAACTTTTTTGATAAATTGCAATAATAAAATAAGAGCTAGAGAAAAACATGATTCTCTAGCTCTTATTTTATTTACTAATCTTTTTTACCCTCACATAAATTCAAACGAACTATCTTATTAAACATTGCCTTTTCTTCAGGTGAAATCTTATGAGCAACTTCAATTACTGCTACATGAGGATTTTTTAATAACGTTTCATGGATTGCAAAAGATAAATTAGGATCTAGTGCACTTGTTGCTTCATCTGCTAGTAAAATTGGCCGGCCTGATAAGAGTGCCCGCGCAATTTCAATTCGTTGAATTTGACCACCAGACAAGCCGTTTCCGGCTTCGCCAACCTTATGATCTAGACCTTCTTTTTTTACTAATTCATCTAATCCTGCTAAATGAATAACCTTCTTTAGCTTCTCATCACTAACTTTTCTACCTAAAGTAATATTAAAGCGTAAGGTATCATCGAACATAAATGGTTTCTGGTTAACGTAAGAAAAGTAATTATGAGCCTTAGCCCAATCCCCAGTTACATTTTCTCCATTGATTAAAATTTTACCTTCTACTGGGCGCTTTAACCCTAACATTAATCGTAATAAAGTAGTCTTTCCCCAACCACTTGGAGCCATAAGTAAAATTTTTTCACCAGGCTTTACCTGTAAATTAACATCAGTAAAAATCGTATGCTTATCAGATTTAGTTTGATAAGCAAGATGTTCAACATCTAGTCCTTCAAACTTCTCTGGTTTTTCTGAGTTTTCAATTGCTTCATAGTTAAGAGCCTTTTGCGTCTTCTTCCACATTGGCACAGTAGATTTAACTTGATTAAATTCATTAAATAAAGTTACAACAGGCGTAATGAAGTTCATTGCTAAGTCAACCATCATAAATAGTGTACCCACGCTTAGGCTTCCCTGCATCATCATGATGCCACCAATTGTACATGGAATAATAAAGCAGAATAATTCTGCAGCAGAATAAATTAATTCTAGTGCCCAAGCTTGCGTTAAGTTCATATTACGCAAGGCATTTTCCATATTTTGAGCTGAATGCGTTGCTCTCACTACAATGTTATTTCTAACATTATATAGCTTAGCTGACTGGGCACCATTTAAAGAATCAGAAACATTTTGCGTATAGCTTGCATTGGTTTTGGCCCAAATTTTTGACTTTTTAGTAATAATTTTACTAGTAAAAATTTGCACAACTGCTGGAGCTGCCATTGCTACCACAAAAATAATCGTCATTTGCCATGAATTATACAAGGCAAAAGCTAATGAGCCAATGAAAGTTAAGCCTTGATAAATCATATCAAGTTGCGCTGTAATTCGATTAGTTTCAATTTGCTTTAAGTCGTTAGTCATAAGCGACAAACCATTTTTAATATCAGGATCACCTTGATCAACTAAATATTGCAAATTAGCCCGTTTAAAGACCATATTAACATCACGAATTATGCCCATTTTTACCCGCTCATAGATAAAATTACTCAGCATAAAGCAGAGCTGTCCTAAGGCAGTCAAAGCTGCTAAACGCACTAAATGCATTACATCTTTTGAATGTGATGATGCCACATTTAGCATAATTTTAATCATATAAGCTACAAATAAAATGTTACAAGCCTTGATCGCAGCTAAGATGGTAAAACAGATCACCTGACTTCGTCTTGCATATTTTAAGCTCATCTAAAACTCCTCACTTTAGTTAAGACGTTAGTTTATTATATATGGCTTTATTTTCTGAATCAAATACACAAAAATAGATCTTAATATTAAAATTTTGTTGTTTAAGCCAATTCTTGGTAGTTTCGACCGCAATTTTTGCAGCCTCTACTTTTGGATAACCATAAACGCCTGTTGAAATACACGAAAAAGCAATTGAATGAAGATTATATTGCTTAGCTAAGTTCAAACTATTTCGATAGCAAGCTGCTAATAACTCAGCATCTTTTTGAGCAAAATTAGGATTATACACAGGACCAACTGTGTGGATAACATATTTAGCAGGTAAGTTATAACCCTTAGTAATTTTAGCTTCTCCAGTATCACAGCCATGAAGTGTTCTACATTCTGCCAGTAATTCTGGACCAGCCGCACGGTGAATCGCACCATCTACTCCACCGCCACCTAAAAGCGTTCGATTAGCTGCATTGACGATTGCATCAACTTTTAATTTGGTGATATCTGCTTGAATTACTTGAAGATCATTCACTAACTCTCACCCTTTCTAATATTTCATATTTATATTTTATCTCATATACAAAAATAAGCTCATCCCCACACGGAAATGAGCTTATTTTGATTTAATCATCAATAATTATCTCTTAGTAACTGCGATTAAATCGTCGCCATGTTTCTTGTCTACGCCATCAATACGTTGAACATTTGCATAACTAGCTGTGTTAGTAATAACAGTCATAACAGTTGTGTCGTATCCTGCTTTCTTCACAGCATCTAAATCAACAGTTCCTAACTTTTCACCTTTTTCAACATGTTGGCCTTGTTTTACATCACTAGTAAAGCCTTCACCCTTCATGTTGACAGTGTCAATACCAATGTGAATCAAGACTTCTGCACCTTCATCAGACTTAATTCCGTAAGCATGCTTAGTTTCGTAAGCAACGGTGATTTCACCAGTGACTGGAGAATAGATAGTTCCTTCACTTGGAACCATAGCAGCACCCTTACCCATTGCTTCAGTTGAGAAGACTGGATCTTTAACATCTTTTAAGCTTTCTGCCTTACCTGAAACAGGTGCAACAATTACTTCATCATGTAATTCTTTATCTTCTTTGATAATTTGATCAGCCTTTTCTTGTTGTGCAACTTGATCACCAGCTGATTCAACAGTACCAGATTCTTCGACTACATCTTCTTTGAAGTGGCGCTTACCATATACAAAAGTTAAAGCAAAAGCAACAATGAAACTAATTGCTACTGAAAGTGCCCACATTGGAATGCTCTTTGGCACCATTGATAAGAAGCCAAGGAAACCAGCTGAACCAAGAGCAGCAGCAGTAACATGCATTAAGCCAGCAAAAGCGGCACCTACACCTGCACCAATTAAAGCACAGAAGAATGGGAACTTGTACTTCAAGTTAACACCAAACAATGCTGGTTCAGTAATACCCAGTAAGGCTGAAACACCAGATGAACTTGCTAAGCCCTTAACTTTTTCATTCTTAGTTAAGAAGTAAATCGCAAAAGTAGCAGCACCTTGTGCAACGTTAGCCATACATGCAGTAACAAAGATAAAGTCACCAGAACCACGGCCACGTGCATATTCAGCTAAAAGTTGAGTTTCAACTGCTGGGAAACTTTGGTGAAGACCGGTAGTAACAATTGCTGAGTAAGATAAACCAAAGATACCCATACCAAAGGCACCAGTTGTGTTATATAACCAAACAATTGCAGCAGTAATTGCATCTGACACACCTTTAAAGACTGGTCCAATAATTGTAAAAGTTAAGAAACCAGTAATCATGATTGAAAGAAGTGGTGTGAATGTGAAGTCAACTGCTGATGGTAACCACTTGTGGAATCTCTTTTCTAAGAAAGCCAAAAGCCAAACAGCTACTAAAACTGGGATAACTTGGTATTGGTAGTTAGTTTGAGAAACATGTAAACCAAAGATGTCCCAATATTTACCAGCCCCACCTAAAGCAGGCGTGGTCATAATCATACCAATAGTTGCACCTAAGAATTGGTTAGCTCCAAAACGTTTAGCTGCAGACATACCAACTAGGATAGGCATGAAAATAAATGGAGCAGCTGACATTACCTGAATGATCTCAGATAATCCCTTAACGTTAGGCGCCATTTGAACAACTGATTTTGCTCCGAATAAACCTGGAGAAGTTAAGAAGTTGTTCAAAGCCATTAACAAACCACCAGCTACTAAAGCTGGAATAATAGGAACAAAGATGTCAGACAAAAGTTTAATAAAGGCCATTACTGGATTAAACTTTTGATCCTTTTGAGCAACTTTCTTTAAGTCGTCAGTTGAAAGTTCTGATAGACCTGTCATTTTAATTAATTCATCGTAGACGTTGTTAACATCCCCAGGTCCTATAATAATTTGAAATTGACCATTAGTTTTGAAAGTTCCCTTGATATCTGGATCGCTATCAAGCATCTTCATATTTACTTTACTATCGTCTTTTAAGACTAAGCGTAGACGCGTAGCACAGTGAGCAGCGGCTACTAAGTTGTCGCGACCAACAGCTTCAATGACTGTTTCAGCAACTTTTTTGTGATCCATGTCTGTCTCCTCCTCAAAATTGTGTAAGCGTTTTAAATATTTTACATATATTATGATAGCGCATTCTAGTTTTATGTCAAGCGCTTATCACAAAAAATATCAGCATTTTGATACTTTCTTGCCATTTTCAAGGTATGTTATCAATGAAAGTGCTGCTATTCGTTTGACATACATAATATTTTTAGTTACTATCTCTATATAAGAATGCGTTTACATATTCAATGAGGTGAATAGTTATGGAATGGACAAGAGAACAACGTTATCGTAAATACAAAGATTGGGATGCACAGACCTTATTAGATCTCCAAGCTCAAGCAGCAACTTCCCCGTATCAGATGCACTATCATATCCATCCACTTTCAGGATTACTAAATGATCCTAATGGTTTTTCTTACTATAATGGCGAATATCATTTATTCTGCCAGTCATATCCTTTTGGTCCAGTTCACGGAGTTAAATCATGGATTCACTTTGCTTCTCCTGATCTAGTTCATTGGCATTATTTAGGACCCGCAATTGATCCCGATAGCGACTTAGACAATGCTGGAGCATATTCCGGCTCAGCAATGGAACATAACGGAAAACTTCTATTAATGTATACGGGTAATCACCGCGATGAAGACTGGACTAGAATTCCTTATCAAGTAATTGCCGAAATGGATGAAAATAATCACATTACTAAACCTGATAAGGCAGCAATCTTACCACCAGATCATGTTAGCGAACACTTCCGCGATCCACAATTATTTCAACATAATGGTAAGTATTATGTTTTACTTGGTGCTCAAGATGCTAAAACTAAGAGCGGTCATATTGATATTTATGAATCAGATGATCTTGAAACTTGGCATGAAAATGGTTATTTAGACTTGGGTAAAAACGAAATGGGCTACATGATTGAATGCCCTAACTTAGTTTTCGTTGACAACTACCCTGTTTTAATTTTTTGTCCTCAAGGTTTAGATAAATCAATTGCCGACTATCAAAATATTTATCCAAATATGTACTGGATTGGCAAAGATATTAACTTAAGTAAAGCCCAATTTACTCCGCTTCAAGATCATCCAGCTAATTTAGATGATGGCTTTGATGTATATGCCACACAAGCCTTTAATGCTCCAGATGGAAATGCTTATGCCATTTCTTGGGTAGGTTTACCCGACTGTACTTATCCAACTGA is a window encoding:
- a CDS encoding MFS transporter, producing MSKSHAYNLPNGWHKTFYTLWLGCFITGLGYSMTMPFISLFMAELGHYNKLQLNLYSGLAFAMTFIAQAIISPYWGNLADRKGRKLMCMRAAGVMSLTIFITGLAQSAFFIICMRFLQGLFSGYINNATALMASETPHQRSGWVMSQMMTAGTAGNLVGPLIGGALSSALGYRIPFFITGGLMFLTFLGTWLLVKEDFTPVSREKMKPMGEIMHGLPNVKLIIIMFVTTMIVQSSTMSIDPIVSLYVKSLMPHSNNIALIAGIVAATPGLGTMLSASHIGHLMDHIGAEKVLRWGLLIATILFIPMTFIPNAWSLAFWRFLLGIVSAGLLPAAQTVLTLNVPPEAFGRVFSYNQSFQAVGAVLGSLLGSTISGMFTYEWVFAATGITLLINYLIMQLSAHHQNA
- a CDS encoding O-acetyl-ADP-ribose deacetylase, whose translation is MNDLQVIQADITKLKVDAIVNAANRTLLGGGGVDGAIHRAAGPELLAECRTLHGCDTGEAKITKGYNLPAKYVIHTVGPVYNPNFAQKDAELLAACYRNSLNLAKQYNLHSIAFSCISTGVYGYPKVEAAKIAVETTKNWLKQQNFNIKIYFCVFDSENKAIYNKLTS
- a CDS encoding sucrose-specific PTS transporter subunit IIBC, with protein sequence MDHKKVAETVIEAVGRDNLVAAAHCATRLRLVLKDDSKVNMKMLDSDPDIKGTFKTNGQFQIIIGPGDVNNVYDELIKMTGLSELSTDDLKKVAQKDQKFNPVMAFIKLLSDIFVPIIPALVAGGLLMALNNFLTSPGLFGAKSVVQMAPNVKGLSEIIQVMSAAPFIFMPILVGMSAAKRFGANQFLGATIGMIMTTPALGGAGKYWDIFGLHVSQTNYQYQVIPVLVAVWLLAFLEKRFHKWLPSAVDFTFTPLLSIMITGFLTFTIIGPVFKGVSDAITAAIVWLYNTTGAFGMGIFGLSYSAIVTTGLHQSFPAVETQLLAEYARGRGSGDFIFVTACMANVAQGAATFAIYFLTKNEKVKGLASSSGVSALLGITEPALFGVNLKYKFPFFCALIGAGVGAAFAGLMHVTAAALGSAGFLGFLSMVPKSIPMWALSVAISFIVAFALTFVYGKRHFKEDVVEESGTVESAGDQVAQQEKADQIIKEDKELHDEVIVAPVSGKAESLKDVKDPVFSTEAMGKGAAMVPSEGTIYSPVTGEITVAYETKHAYGIKSDEGAEVLIHIGIDTVNMKGEGFTSDVKQGQHVEKGEKLGTVDLDAVKKAGYDTTVMTVITNTASYANVQRIDGVDKKHGDDLIAVTKR
- a CDS encoding sucrose-6-phosphate hydrolase; the protein is MEWTREQRYRKYKDWDAQTLLDLQAQAATSPYQMHYHIHPLSGLLNDPNGFSYYNGEYHLFCQSYPFGPVHGVKSWIHFASPDLVHWHYLGPAIDPDSDLDNAGAYSGSAMEHNGKLLLMYTGNHRDEDWTRIPYQVIAEMDENNHITKPDKAAILPPDHVSEHFRDPQLFQHNGKYYVLLGAQDAKTKSGHIDIYESDDLETWHENGYLDLGKNEMGYMIECPNLVFVDNYPVLIFCPQGLDKSIADYQNIYPNMYWIGKDINLSKAQFTPLQDHPANLDDGFDVYATQAFNAPDGNAYAISWVGLPDCTYPTDKENWANCYSQVKRLEIKDGVLYQHPVDAIKNLRHNEKQLNDEKIISQKAGKQYELKLHLAAGQAGKLHLASNEDLSASLVVDFNTAQDAKLTIDRASSGPAVNPDYGATRTIELNANQDLDLDIFVDGSLCEIFINDGRHVATLRFFAPSSNQKITFDKDTKYTGRLWSMNSIL
- a CDS encoding ATP-binding cassette domain-containing protein is translated as MSLKYARRSQVICFTILAAIKACNILFVAYMIKIMLNVASSHSKDVMHLVRLAALTALGQLCFMLSNFIYERVKMGIIRDVNMVFKRANLQYLVDQGDPDIKNGLSLMTNDLKQIETNRITAQLDMIYQGLTFIGSLAFALYNSWQMTIIFVVAMAAPAVVQIFTSKIITKKSKIWAKTNASYTQNVSDSLNGAQSAKLYNVRNNIVVRATHSAQNMENALRNMNLTQAWALELIYSAAELFCFIIPCTIGGIMMMQGSLSVGTLFMMVDLAMNFITPVVTLFNEFNQVKSTVPMWKKTQKALNYEAIENSEKPEKFEGLDVEHLAYQTKSDKHTIFTDVNLQVKPGEKILLMAPSGWGKTTLLRLMLGLKRPVEGKILINGENVTGDWAKAHNYFSYVNQKPFMFDDTLRFNITLGRKVSDEKLKKVIHLAGLDELVKKEGLDHKVGEAGNGLSGGQIQRIEIARALLSGRPILLADEATSALDPNLSFAIHETLLKNPHVAVIEVAHKISPEEKAMFNKIVRLNLCEGKKD
- a CDS encoding gamma-glutamyl-gamma-aminobutyrate hydrolase family protein, with the protein product MKTIGITASIKNNQLVVDRSIIDTVVKLGYLPLVFAPVSLKTMPLPNVNFDALILSDGPDITPIFYNEEPLPELRETDPHRDQFELNLIKNTHDSNLPILGIGRGMQMLNVAFNGTLFQDIYVQNSGAGIQHIQKNDLSLESHHVNVTEESELAKAVGTHPYVNSNHHQAIKTIANNFNIVATAPDGIIEAIESTDQTMLGIQWRPDKLLDDPKQEKIFTNFFDKLQ